In Actinoplanes lobatus, the DNA window CGACCTGGGTGCCGATCTCGCTGGTGGCGGTGGCCGTCTCGTTGGCCAGGTCCTTGACCTCGCTGGCCACCACGGCGAACCCGCGGCCCGCCTCGCCGGCCCGGGCGGCCTCGATCGTCGCGTTCAGCGCCAGCAGGTTGGTCTGTTTCGCGATGGTCGCGATCAACTGCACCACCTTGCCGATCTCCGTGCTGCTGGCCTCCAGCCGCTGGATGACCTGCACCGCGGTCTCGGCCGCGTGCACCGCCGCCTGGGTGGCCGTGGCCATGTCGTTGCTGACGTTGGCCAGGCGGTGCACCGAATCCCGCTGCCGGCCCTGCGCCGACCAGTCGCTCTGGCCGTCGGCGGACGGGTCCTGCTGATCGCCGGAGTAGCCGTCATTCTGATCCCAGTCGGACATGGTGGTGGCGACCCCTCTCTACCGGTC includes these proteins:
- a CDS encoding methyl-accepting chemotaxis protein translates to MSDWDQNDGYSGDQQDPSADGQSDWSAQGRQRDSVHRLANVSNDMATATQAAVHAAETAVQVIQRLEASSTEIGKVVQLIATIAKQTNLLALNATIEAARAGEAGRGFAVVASEVKDLANETATATSEIGTQVGGIRADTQNAVSAIEEMQGLIEELDRCQKVISGIVIEQQAG